The Noviherbaspirillum saxi genome includes a window with the following:
- a CDS encoding YaeQ family protein has product MALKSTIFKADLQVSDMDRNYYGTHALTIARHPSETDERMMVRILAYALHAHELLAFGKGLSTDDEPDLWQKDLTGAIDLWIEVGQPDEKRLLKACGRAAEVVVYSYSSASNVWWSQCAGKLARAKNLRVFNLPADASAALSSLAQRTMQLQCTVQDGQIWFSGGDNTVPIELSTFKADRA; this is encoded by the coding sequence ATGGCCCTGAAATCAACCATTTTCAAAGCCGACCTTCAGGTCTCGGATATGGATCGTAATTATTACGGCACGCATGCGTTGACGATTGCGAGACATCCATCAGAGACCGACGAGCGCATGATGGTTCGCATACTCGCCTATGCATTGCATGCGCATGAGCTGCTTGCGTTTGGCAAGGGTCTCAGTACCGATGACGAACCGGACTTGTGGCAAAAAGACCTGACCGGCGCAATCGACTTATGGATCGAGGTCGGGCAGCCGGATGAAAAACGTTTGCTCAAAGCATGCGGACGCGCGGCCGAAGTGGTGGTGTATAGCTACAGTAGCGCAAGCAACGTATGGTGGAGCCAGTGCGCCGGCAAACTTGCGCGCGCGAAGAATCTTCGTGTGTTCAACCTGCCGGCGGACGCAAGTGCCGCGTTGTCATCGCTAGCACAGCGTACGATGCAGCTGCAGTGTACGGTGCAGGATGGTCAGATCTGGTTTAGCGGTGGCGACAATACCGTGCCAATCGAATTGTCGACATTCAAAGCTGACCGCGCATAA